A genomic region of Antennarius striatus isolate MH-2024 chromosome 16, ASM4005453v1, whole genome shotgun sequence contains the following coding sequences:
- the metrnla gene encoding meteorin-like protein, whose translation MRAPTLALLLPLLCLCRVSFCQYSSDQCSWRGSGLTHEGHARDVEQVYLRCSQGSLDWLYPTGAIIVNLRPNTVSPAFARLSVCIKPSTNSRGTNIYLDLNGKLRLLLREEQQTLGKVQCFNIQEGALFIEAVAHLDISRRITSFQYELVNGRLGPDGHSLDGPCQPCSNPAMLLAVCTSDFVARGSIKKVEQEEEHSSVTVEISHLYRQKTKVFVSGGVRVRSWNGHIKMPLQCGVKSGEGEFLFTGTVRFGEAWMGCAPRYKDFLKLYHEAQQQGTNPCHMDTD comes from the exons ATGCGCGCCCCGACGCTGGCCCTCCTGCTGCCGCTCCTCTGCCTCTGTCGGGTGTCGTTCTGCCAATACTCAAGCGACCAGTGCAGCTGGAGGGGCAG TGGTCTAACTCATGAAGGCCATGCCAGGGATGTGGAGCAGGTGTACTTGCGTTGCTCTCAGGGCTCTCTGGACTGGCTCTATCCCACGGGGGCCATCATTGTCAACCTCCGCCCCAACACGGTCTCGCCAGCTTTCGCCCGTCTTTCTGTCTGCATCAAACCCTCCACCAACTCCAGAGGCACCAACATCTACCTGGACCTCAACGGCAAGCTGCGGTTACTGCTGCGCGAAGAGCAACAAACTCTGGGCAAAGTGCAGTGCTTCAACATCCAGGAGGGGGCGCTCTTCATCGAGGCAGTCGCGCACTTGGACATCAGCCGACGAATCACGTCGTTCCAGTACGAGCTGGTCAACGGCAGACTGGGACCGGACGGCCACTCGCTGGATG gACCCTGTCAGCCTTGCAGCAACCCTGCGATGCTTCTAGCAGTATGCACCAGTGACTTTG TGGCACGGGGCAGCatcaagaaggtggagcaggaggaggagcactcATCTGTAACTGTGGAGATCAGCCACCTGTACAGGCAGAAAACTAAGGTCTTTGTGTCTGGGGGTGTGAGGGTACGGAGCTGGAACGGCCACATCAAGATGCCCCTGCAGTGTGGGGTGAAGTCTGGTGAGGGCGAGTTCCTCTTCACGGGGACGGTGAGGTTCGGGGAGGCCTGGATGGGCTGCGCCCCCCGATACAAGGACTTTCTGAAGTTGTATCATGAGGCACAGCAGCAGGGAACCAACCCCTGTCACATGGACACCGAttga